A region from the Pelecanus crispus isolate bPelCri1 chromosome 11, bPelCri1.pri, whole genome shotgun sequence genome encodes:
- the RNF215 gene encoding RING finger protein 215, producing MAAVPVPVRAALLAPLLALCRGGTGPAPAARVEVAVAGPGPGDGAGAAAGPGGSYTLRGAVLGAGGGRGGPGRGAPREEKEEEEEEIRGRLLLVGDAEPELGAADSWIGVVPVGEEPAEVPRGAKEESFTAAVVSKMKRALVLGASALLILALNQNAIRELDVSQLLAKPVIVIQSSDNVTKLLGALLRGLRATAKITYQAVLLENLGVTLTLWSTCGLSRGGLYGEWQGVICTGENSSQVQKYLQQLWNTILLIALLLCTGVIVQAQRQSRQDLSEQDAELDLKQHIRRRLSALKTRRYHPGRPLRSRACEIDSCAVCLDQFHKSQWLRVLPCSHEFHRDCVDPWLLLQQTCPLCKRNILGNCCTES from the exons atggcggcggtgccggtgccggtgcgggCCGCGCTGCTGGCGCCGCTGCTGGCGCTCTGccggggcgggacggggccggcgcccgccgcccgcgtCGAGGTGGCGGtggccgggcccgggccgggggatggggccggggcggccgcggggcccggcggctcCTACACGCTGCGCGGTGCCGTGctgggcgcggggggcggccggggcgggccgggccgagggGCCCCgcgggaggagaaggaggaggaggaggaggagatccGCGGCCGCCTGCTGCTG GTGGGAGACGCGGAGCCCGAGCTGGGCGCTGCCGACAGCTGGATCGGCGTGGTGCCTGTGGGCGAGGAGCCAGCCGAGGTCCCCCGGGGCGCCAAGGAGGAGTCCTTCACCGCCGCCGTTGTCAGCAAG ATGAAGCGAGCCCTGGTGCTGGGGGCATCGGCCCTGCTCATCCTGGCGCTGAACCAGAACGCCATCCGGGAG CTGGACgtttcccagcttcttgccAAGCCTGTGATCGTGATCCAGTCCTCGGACAATGTCACCAAGCTGCTGGGAGCACTGCTGCG GGGGCTCCGGGCTACGGCAAAGATCACATACCAGGCGGTGCTGCTGGAGAACCTG GGAGTGACCCTCACCCTGTGGTCGACCTGCGGCCTCTCCCGCGGGGGCCTCTACGGGGAGTGGCAGGGGGTCATCTGCACGGGGGAGAATAGCTCGCAGGTCCAG AAGTACCTCCAGCAGCTGTGGAACACCATCCTGCTGAttgccctgctcctctgcaccgGCGTGATCGTGCAGGCCCAGCGGCAGTCGCGGCAAGACCTGTCGGAGCAGGATGCTGAG CTGGATTTGAAGCAGCACATTCGGCGGCGGTTGTCGGCACTGAAAACGCGGCGGTACCACCCCGGCAGACCGCTGCGGAGCCGGGCCTGTGAGATCGATAGCTGCGCTGTCTGCTTGGACCAGTTCCACAAGAGCCAG TGGCTGCgggtgctgccctgctcccacgAGTTTCACCGGGACTGCGTGGACCCCtggctcctcctgcagcagacCTGCCCTCTCTGCAAGCGCAACATCCTGG GGAACTGCTGCACGGAGAGCTAG
- the LOC104025253 gene encoding LOW QUALITY PROTEIN: coiled-coil domain-containing protein 157 (The sequence of the model RefSeq protein was modified relative to this genomic sequence to represent the inferred CDS: deleted 1 base in 1 codon), with protein MAPLMSCPHTSHLCIWAFMDHLQLTFDLGPVFVLCSLYQKAACRKKIPTPQSTSQAGKPEKERLKHCLPDVLELRTSTEVVQSTSLCPSLSVRAPESDASGSSLPRAACSMAKNSCSIPMQITGSSLGPCNTCASAQTSLREVGKAITSICQSQNIPSALSKFQEKVEESTGRQTLSATDMSYWASEQSKDLSRISKHLQMLLRQVNPLKSELEKSEKQKDKLRKQVEDFSRLLQVEKETQAQQRKEAEQNLEVKNKEYLQAVARLERDKDDLRRGAALLEERLSALKEELAVKQAAVQELEVTKMTLLEEMRTTMVTKSQVLELQEKVELLTGQHESLSQELSATTTQLEKEKAKVESMLRYQESLQAKQKALLQQLDSLDQEREELQASLGEAEEGKAKLAEQLEESQEQSGQQLRAQQELLDALQREKLSLEQSVSELQANVSKLEEQARELKERERLLVFFPELHVPTEIQFESTGSLTEDMEKQLQANSIRISVLEQENTRLRSALAKVKVAAEQGVLKLVPQTQLWSQLSSQYSMEAGGQDAG; from the exons ATGGCCCCACTAATGTCCTGTCCCCACACTTCACACCTCTGTATTTGGGCTTTTATGGATCATTTGCAGCTGACT TTTGATCTGGGCCCTGTTTTTGTTCTGTGCTCTCTCTACCAGAAGGCAGCTTGCAGGAAGAAGATCCCCACACCGCAATCCACTTCGCAGGCTGGGAAACCTGAGAAGGAGCGCCTGAAGCACTGCCTGCCTGATGTTTTGGAGTTAAGAACTTCCACAGAAGTTGTCCAGTCCACCTCTTTGTGCCCGTCACTGAGTGTCCGTGCACCAGAAAGTGACGCCtcaggcagctccctgcccagggctgcctgcagcatggCCAAGaacagctgcagcatccccatgcAGATAACTGGGTCATCTCTGGGACCCTGCAACACCTGCGCCAGTGCCCAGACCAGCCTCCGTGAGGTCGGCAAAGCCATCACCAGCATCTGCCAGAGCCAGAATATCCCTTCAGCTCTGAGCAAGTTCCAGGAGAAGGTGGAGGAAAGCACAGGGAGACAGACCCTCTCTGCAACGGACATGAGCTACTgggcctcagagcagagcaaggACCTCTCCCGGATCAGCAAACACCTCCAGATGCTGCTGCGGCAGGTCAACCCTCTGAAGTCTGAGCTGGAAAAgtcagagaaacagaaggacAAGCTGCGGAAACAGGTTGAGGACTTCTCCCGGTTGCTTCAGGTGGAGAAGGAGACCcaagcacagcagaggaaggaggctGAGCAGAACCTGGAAGTAAAGAATAAAGAGTATTTACAGGCTGTAGCCAGGCTGGAGCGTGACAAGGATGACCTACGGAGAG gagctgctctgctggaagAGCGACTCTCCGCCTTAaaggaggagctggctgtgaAGCAGGCTGCTGTACAGGAGTTGG AGGTGACCAAGATGACCTTGCTGGAGGAGATGAGGACCACGATGGTGACCAAGAGCCAGGTGCTGGAGCTTCAGGAGAAGGTGGAGCTGCTCACTGGCCAGCATGAGAGCCTGAGCCAGGAGCTGAGCGCCACCACCAcccagctggagaaggagaaggcCAAAGTGGAGAGCATGCTGAGGTACCAGGAG TCCCTGCAGGCCAAGCAGAaggccctgctgcagcagcttgaCAGCCTGGACCAGGAGCGCGAGGAGCTGCAAGCCAGCCTGGGAGAGGCGGAGGAGGGCAAGGCcaagctggcagagcagctggaggagagccAGGAGCAGAGCGGGCAACAGCTACGGGCACAgcag gagctgctggatgcACTGCAGCGGGAGAAGCTGAGCCTGGAGCAGTCTGTCTCGGAGCTGCAGGCAAATGTCTCCaagctggaggagcaggcaCGGGAGCTGAAGGAGCGGGAGCGGCTCCTGGTGTTCTTCCCCGAGCTCCATGTCCCCACCGAGATACAGTTTGAGA GCACCGGGAGCTTGACCGAGGACATGGAGAAGCAGCTACAGGCCAACAGCATCCGGATCAgcgtgctggagcaggagaacaCACGGCTCAGGTCTGCACTGGCCAAGGTGAAGGTGGCTGCTGAGCAGGGTGTGCTGAAG cttGTCCCACAGACCCAGCTGTGGTCTCAGCTCAGCAGCCAGTACAGCATGGAGGCCGGTGGGCAGGATGCAGGGTGA
- the LOC142594581 gene encoding coiled-coil domain-containing protein 157-like yields the protein MAHLLGHPGCIESLRADLKDLQAAITDVSSRAGAVRFPSWKFPDKVSCDLDLGALLEQYGYAENDPEFTQHSHVVLLELVIDR from the coding sequence ATGGCACACCTCCTGGGCCACCCCGGCTGCATAGAGAGCCTGCGGGCCGACCTGAAGGACCTGCAGGCAGCCATCACCGACGTCTCCtcccgggccggggccgtgcgTTTCCCCTCCTGGAAGTTCCCCGATAAAGTGTCCTGCGACCTGGACCTGGGGGCGCTGCTGGAGCAGTACGGCTATGCCGAGAACGACCCTGAATTCACCCAGCACTCCCACgtggtgctgctggagctggtgatAGACAGGTGA
- the SF3A1 gene encoding splicing factor 3A subunit 1, with amino-acid sequence MPAGPVQAMPPAQPAPPAESKPPEEEPKEEAAPAKPVVGIIYPPPEVRNIVDKTASFVARNGPEFEARIRQNEINNPKFNFLNPNDPYHAYYRHKVSEFKEGKAQEPSAAIPKVMQQQQSAQQQLPQKVQAQVIQETVVPKEPPPEFEFIADPPSISAFDLDVVKLTAQFVARNGRQFLTQLMQKEQRNYQFDFLRPQHSLFNYFTKLVEQYTKILIPPKGLLLKLKKEAENPKEVLDQVYYRVEWAKFQERERKKEEEEKEKERVAYAQIDWHDFVVVETVDFQPNEQGNFPPPTTPEELGARILIQERYEKFGESEEVEMEVESDEEDEKQEKTDEPPAQLDQDTQVQDMDEGSDDEDEGQKVPPPPETPMPPPLPPTPDQVIVRKDYDPKASKPLPPAPAPDEYLVSPITGEKIPASKMQEHMRIGLLDPRWLEQRDRSIREKQSDDEVYAPGLDIESSLKQLAERRTDIFGVEETAIGKKIGEEEIQKPEEKVTWDGHSGSMARTQQAAQANITLQEQIEAIHKAKGLVPEDDSKEKIGPSKPNEMPQPPPPSSASNPPASAQPITSVPRPPTMPPPVRAAVVSAVPVMPRPPMTSVVRLPPGSVIATPMPPIIHTPRINVVPMPPSAPPIMSPRPPPMIVPTAFVPAPPVAPVPSPAPMPPVHPPPPMEDEPVSKKLKSEDSLIPEEEFLRRNKGPVTVKVQVPNMQDKTEWKLNGQVLVFTLPLSDQVSVIKVKIHEATGMPAGKQKLQYEGIFIKDSNSLAYYNMTSGSLIHLALKERGGRKK; translated from the exons ATGCCGGCCGGACCCGTGCAAGCCATGCCTCCGGCGCAGCCAGCGCCCCCGGCGGAGAGCAAACCG cCAGAAGAGGAGCCAAAAGAGGAAGCGGCACCAGCCAAGCCTGTGGTAGGAATTATTTACCCTCCTCCGGAGGTCAGGAATATCGTGGACAAGACTGCCAGCTTTGTAGCCAG aAATGGTCCAGAATTTGAAGCTCGAATTCGtcagaatgaaataaataacCCTAAGTTCAATTTCTTGAATCCCAACGATCCTTACCATGCATACTACCGGCACAAAGTCAGCGAGTTCAAAGAAGGTAAAGCACAGGAGCCATCGGCTGCTATTCCCAAGGTcatgcaacagcagcaaagtgctcagcagcagcttccacaGAAG gTGCAGGCCCAGGTGATCCAGGAGACAGTTGTTCCGAAAGAGCCACCTCCGGAGTTTGAGTTCATTGCAGATCCTCCCTCAATCTCAGCCTTTGACTTGGATGTGGTGAAGCTAACAGCGCAGTTCGTGGCTCGGAATGGGCGGCAGTTCTTGACTCAGCTGATGCAGAAAGAGCAGAGGAACTACCAGTTTGATTTCCTTCGCCCCCAGCACAGTCTCTTTAACTACTTCACTAAGCTGGTTGAGCAGTACACAAAG ATTTTGATCCCACCGAAAGGCTTACTCCTCAAACTCAAGAAAGAGGCTGAAAATCCCAAGGAAGTCCTAGATCAG GTGTATTACAGAGTGGAGTGGGCAAAGTTCCAGGAgcgagagagaaagaaggaagaggaggagaaggaaaaggagcgTGTTGCTTATGCCCAGATTGATTGGCATGACTTTGTGGTTGTGGAAACAGTTGACTTTCAGCCCAATGAGCAAG GGAatttccctcctcccaccactCCAGAAGAGTTAGGAGCTCGAATCCTCATCCAGGAGCGTTATGAGAAGTTTGGGGAAAGTGAGGAGGTAGAGATGGAGGTGGAATCAgatgaggaagatgaaaagcaagagaaaacagatgagcccccagcccagctggatCAAGACACACAAGTGCAGGATATGGATGAG GGCTCAGATGATGAAGATGAAGGTCAGAaggttcctcctcctccagaaaCCCCAATGCCACCACCTCTTCCTCCCACGCCAGATCAGGTCATTGTGCGGAAAGATTATGATCCCAAAG ccTCAAAACCATTAccacctgccccagctccaGATGAGTATCTTGTTTCCCCCATCACTGGAGAGAAAATTCCTGCCAGTAAAATGCAAGAACACATGCGAATTGGTCTCCTGGATCCTCGATGGTTGGAGCAGCGTGATCGATCCATCCGTGAAAAGCAGAGTGATGATGAGGTCTATGCCCCAG GTTTGGATATTGAAAGCAGCTTGAAGCAACTGGCAGAGCGCCGTACTGATATCTTTGGTGTAGAAGAGACTGCCATTGGTAAAAAGATTGGTGAAGAAGAAATCCAGAAACCAGAGGAAAAG GTGACCTGGGATGGTCACTCAGGCAGCATGGCCCGCACACAACAGGCTGCTCAGGCCAATATTACTCTCCAAGAGCAAATTGAAGCTATCCATAAGGCCAAGGGACTGGTGCCAGAAGATGACAGCAAGGAGAAGATCGGTCCCAGCAAACCCAATGAAATGCCCCAGCCACCCCCTCCTTCATCGGCATCAAATCCCCCAGCTAGTGCTCAGCCTATCACATCCGTGCCTCGTCCACCCACA ATGCCCCCTCCTGTTCGTGCCGCTGTTGTTTCTGCGGTTCCAGTCATGCCTCGTCCCCCGATGACTTCTGTGGTCCGTTTGCCTCCAGGATCCGTCATAGCCACCCCCATGCCACCAATAATCCATACCCCACGCATCAATGTTGTCCCGATGCCACCCTCTGCTCCTCCCATCATGagcccccgcccgcctcccaTGATAGTACCAACAG CATTTGTTCCTGCGCCTCCTGTGGCTCCCgttccttccccagcaccgatGCCTCCTGTTCACCCGCCGCCACCGATGGAGGATGAGCCAGTCTCAAAGAAACTGAAGAGCGAAGATAGCCTGATTCCAGAGGAGGAGTTTCTGCGCAGAAACAAG GGTCCAGTCACGGTCAAAGTCCAGGTGCCCAACATGCAGGACAAGACGGAATGGAAACTGAATGGCCAAGTGTTGGTGTTTACCCTGCCGCTCTCAGACCAG GTGTCTGTTATAAAGGTTAAGATCCACGAGGCCACAGGGATGCCAGCTGGGAAACAGAAGCTGCAGTATGAG GGCATCTTCATCAAGGATTCGAACTCCCTGGCATATTACAACATGACAAGTGGCTCTCTGATTCACCTGGCACTCAAAgaaagaggaggcagaaagaAATAG